Proteins encoded in a region of the Zea mays cultivar B73 chromosome 2, Zm-B73-REFERENCE-NAM-5.0, whole genome shotgun sequence genome:
- the LOC100274377 gene encoding 3-beta hydroxysteroid dehydrogenase/isomerase family protein: protein MAPSPILVRPPALANSPLPPPRCVAAVAAAPAVRTAPAAPFSRLRTKCRFAASDVREDYSSTPIDIVADVKTEKIVVLGGSGFVGSAICRAAVSKGIEVVSFSRSGRPSYSDPWVDQVNWLPGDVFYARWDEVLVGATAVVSTLGGFGNEEQMKRINGEANVIAVNAAKENGVPKFILISVHDYNLPSFLLTSGYFTGKRKAESEVLSKYPASGVVLRPGFIYGKRKVNGFEVPLDAVGQPLEKLLSSVENFTKPLSSLPASDLILAPPVSVDDVAYAVINGVIDDSFFGVFTIEQIKEAASKVRV from the exons ATGGCCCCCTCGCCGATCCTCGTCCGGCCGCCGGCGCTGGCGAATTCACCCCTTCCGCCTCCCCGATGCGTGGCCGCGGTAGCAGCGGCGCCGGCGGTTCGGACGGCTCCAGCGGCCCCATTCTCTAG GCTCCGTACCAAGTGTAGGTTCGCCGCATCGGATGTGAGAGAAGACTACTCTTCCACTCCGATAGATATTGTCGCTGATGTTAAGACGGAGAAG ATTGTGGTGTTAGGAGGAAGTGGATTCGTTGGTTCTGCGATTTGCAGAGCTGCTGTATCCAAAGGCATTGAGGTTGTGAGCTTCAGCAG GTCAGGAAGACCATCTTACTCTGATCCCTGGGTTGATCAAGTCAATTGGCTGCCAG GAGATGTTTTCTATGCAAGATGGGATGAAGTATTGGTTGGGGCTACTGCTGTTGTGTCTACCCTTGGAGGGTTTGGCAATGAAGAACAAATGAAAAGGATAAATGGTGAGGCAAATgtcatagcagtaaatgctgcaaAAGAAAATG GAGTCCCAAAATTCATTTTAATCTCCGTCCATGACTACAACCTTCCATCCTTTCTTCTTACATCGGGTTACTTCACTGGCAAGAGAAAGGCAGAATCTGAAGTCCTTTCCAAATACCCAGCCTCGG GTGTCGTGTTGAGGCCAGGCTTCATTTACGGTAAAAGGAAAGTAAATGGCTTCGAGGTACCACTCGACGCTGTCGGACAACCATTGGAGAAGTTGCTCTCCTCTGTCGAAAACTTCACCAAGCCGTTGAGCTCGCTGCCTGCCTCTGACCTAATCCTTGCACCCCCTGTGAGCGTGGATGATGTTGCCTATGCTGTAATCAACGGAGTCATAGACGACAGCTTCTTTGGGGTGTTCACGATTGAACAGATCAAGGAAGCCGCGTCCAAGGTACGAGTGTGA